The following are encoded in a window of Fusarium oxysporum f. sp. lycopersici 4287 chromosome 5, whole genome shotgun sequence genomic DNA:
- a CDS encoding hypothetical protein (At least one base has a quality score < 10), translating into MLSMKMSYSYEQLFVKPNYLSWLKNILIGISVLTFSTVVFFALHKSPHLPFRPNNIQNSWVPSDPPSWPPQPAESSRYTDRLANYKPEHPNFSEVQPIETKRLAVLLPTFDGHFPQVLHYFQSVKCLCVDHDKVDWHIVVSNSVEVEGLTKLLSTLEPCNQTFSRWDTPKDNVPGKNPNTSALLKKFDKYAYQSLKKMSAADHFDYDFAMWLDSEAIFVAPGEIRDIFEGHMRNPIVWRSRMSFQDREKFLMSKAATTLGRSINSFGNQLWLLESLQWIIEKPIWNDMVSSIEMAHGGNFWDIWIENSYPFELLVYYLHIIARKMETVNSIFSNYRILETERELIRFGLAESISAMEGRRGTGFMERLPHLITKPHSVLAPNLVAFCQGYSLRALRMDNMDNFEDSALDRFLIDGDIKMLVSGAPDIHKWWDDRIKNGDAINNTETSYS; encoded by the exons ATGCTCTCGATGAAGATGTCATATTCATATGAGCAGCTCTTTGTCAAGCCCAACTATCTTTCTTG GCTCAAAAATATTCTAATCGGCATCTCAGTTTTGACCTTTTCTACCGTCGTCTTCTTTGCGCTACACAAATCGCCTCACCTCCCGTTCCGACCGAACAATATTCAGAATTCATGGGTTCCATCAGACCCACCATCATGGCCGCCGCAGCCAGCTGAGAGTAGTCGATACACCGACAGGCTCGCCAATTACAAACCTGAACATCCCAACTTCAGCGAGGTACAGCCCATAGAAACCAAGCGCCTCGCCGTATTGCTACCAACCTTT GATGGACATTTCCCTCAAGTTCTTCACTATTTCCAATCCGTCAAGTGTCTATGCGTCGATCATGACAAAGTGGACTGGCACATCGTCGTATCCAACTCTGTAGAAGTCGAAGGCCTTACCAAGCTACTTTCGACCCTCGAACCCTGCAACCAAACATTCAGTCGGTGGGACACCCCAAAGGACAACGTTCCTGGAAAGAATCCCA ACACCAGCGCTTTGTTGAAAAAGTTTGATAAATACGCTTATCAATCGCTCAAAAAGATGTCTGCGGCGGATCATTTTGACTACGACTTCGCAATGTGGCTTGATTCCGAGGCGATATTCGTTGCGCCCGGCGAAATCAGAGACATCTTTGAGGGGCATATGCGGAACCCCATCGTCTGGCGATCCAGAATGTCTTTTCAAGACCGCGAGAAGTTTTTGATGAGCAAAGCAGCAACAACTCTGGGGCGGTCTATTAATTCTTTTGGTAATCAGCTTTGGTTGCTGGAATCTCTCCAGTGGATCATCGAAAAGCCTATATGGAATGACATGGTCTCGTCCATTGAGATGGCTCACGGTGGAAACTTTTGGGATATTTGGATTGAGAATTCTTACCCTTTTGAATTGCTGGTGTATTACCTGCACATCATCGCACGCAAGATGGAAACAGTCAATTCGATATTTTCGAATTATCGCATTCTGGAAACAGAGCGTGAGCTTATTCGTTTTGGACTAG CAGAATCTATCTCGGCCATGGAGGGTAGAAGAGGAACAGGGTTTATGGAAAGGCTACCTCATCTCATCACGAAACCGCATTCAGTTTTAGCACCGAATTTGGTGGCATTCTGCCAGGGCTATTCTCTTCGTGCGTTGCGAATGGATAACATGGACAACTTTGAAGATAGTGCTCTAGACAGGTTTCTGATCGATGGAGACATCAAGATGTTGGTGTCAGGAGCCCCAGATATTCACAAGTGGTGGGATGATCGGATAAAGAATGGCGATGCTATCAATAACACAGAGACtagttatagttaa
- a CDS encoding hypothetical protein (At least one base has a quality score < 10) — MSSSLSSPTIFLGKLKNILIGISVLTFSTVVFFALHKSPHLPFRPNNIQNSWVPSDPPSWPPQPAESSRYTDRLANYKPEHPNFSEVQPIETKRLAVLLPTFDGHFPQVLHYFQSVKCLCVDHDKVDWHIVVSNSVEVEGLTKLLSTLEPCNQTFSRWDTPKDNVPGKNPNTSALLKKFDKYAYQSLKKMSAADHFDYDFAMWLDSEAIFVAPGEIRDIFEGHMRNPIVWRSRMSFQDREKFLMSKAATTLGRSINSFGNQLWLLESLQWIIEKPIWNDMVSSIEMAHGGNFWDIWIENSYPFELLVYYLHIIARKMETVNSIFSNYRILETERELIRFGLAESISAMEGRRGTGFMERLPHLITKPHSVLAPNLVAFCQGYSLRALRMDNMDNFEDSALDRFLIDGDIKMLVSGAPDIHKWWDDRIKNGDAINNTETSYS, encoded by the exons ATGAGCAGCTCTTTGTCAAGCCCAACTATCTTTCTTGGCAA GCTCAAAAATATTCTAATCGGCATCTCAGTTTTGACCTTTTCTACCGTCGTCTTCTTTGCGCTACACAAATCGCCTCACCTCCCGTTCCGACCGAACAATATTCAGAATTCATGGGTTCCATCAGACCCACCATCATGGCCGCCGCAGCCAGCTGAGAGTAGTCGATACACCGACAGGCTCGCCAATTACAAACCTGAACATCCCAACTTCAGCGAGGTACAGCCCATAGAAACCAAGCGCCTCGCCGTATTGCTACCAACCTTT GATGGACATTTCCCTCAAGTTCTTCACTATTTCCAATCCGTCAAGTGTCTATGCGTCGATCATGACAAAGTGGACTGGCACATCGTCGTATCCAACTCTGTAGAAGTCGAAGGCCTTACCAAGCTACTTTCGACCCTCGAACCCTGCAACCAAACATTCAGTCGGTGGGACACCCCAAAGGACAACGTTCCTGGAAAGAATCCCA ACACCAGCGCTTTGTTGAAAAAGTTTGATAAATACGCTTATCAATCGCTCAAAAAGATGTCTGCGGCGGATCATTTTGACTACGACTTCGCAATGTGGCTTGATTCCGAGGCGATATTCGTTGCGCCCGGCGAAATCAGAGACATCTTTGAGGGGCATATGCGGAACCCCATCGTCTGGCGATCCAGAATGTCTTTTCAAGACCGCGAGAAGTTTTTGATGAGCAAAGCAGCAACAACTCTGGGGCGGTCTATTAATTCTTTTGGTAATCAGCTTTGGTTGCTGGAATCTCTCCAGTGGATCATCGAAAAGCCTATATGGAATGACATGGTCTCGTCCATTGAGATGGCTCACGGTGGAAACTTTTGGGATATTTGGATTGAGAATTCTTACCCTTTTGAATTGCTGGTGTATTACCTGCACATCATCGCACGCAAGATGGAAACAGTCAATTCGATATTTTCGAATTATCGCATTCTGGAAACAGAGCGTGAGCTTATTCGTTTTGGACTAG CAGAATCTATCTCGGCCATGGAGGGTAGAAGAGGAACAGGGTTTATGGAAAGGCTACCTCATCTCATCACGAAACCGCATTCAGTTTTAGCACCGAATTTGGTGGCATTCTGCCAGGGCTATTCTCTTCGTGCGTTGCGAATGGATAACATGGACAACTTTGAAGATAGTGCTCTAGACAGGTTTCTGATCGATGGAGACATCAAGATGTTGGTGTCAGGAGCCCCAGATATTCACAAGTGGTGGGATGATCGGATAAAGAATGGCGATGCTATCAATAACACAGAGACtagttatagttaa
- a CDS encoding hypothetical protein (At least one base has a quality score < 10), producing MALPFISTSKSRLVTSNPGDVSAQRLALNDLADIQTLILRFKMSITAGNLKRITDYAAEIESALLDAGSEGVLTSDYRLVLSERWDLLESAFNLYHQHSQSPRTVARWPEIARKVQATPKVSPQETKAGLPTQSGTFTTILWLTFVGTTLSNVWTFALAYNYSDHTPGTTKDADFWFLMQSCITQGFTLIISGIPLKADPRLRKRTWVAPMLLALVCTVIAPPLYLAAPTEWSSFVGLVATGIQAFMVLQLVTVSG from the exons ATGGCTCTCCCCTT CATTTCTACCAGCAAATCTCGTCTGGTGACCTCCAACCCAGGCGATGTATCTGCGCAGAGACTGGCTCTGAACGACCTGGCCGATATTCAGACGCTCATACTCAGATTCAAGATGTCAATAACGGCCG GGAACCTCAAGAGAATCACAGATTATGCCGCCGAGATAGAGAGTGCACTGCTTGATGCAGGCTCGGAAGGGGTGCTGACATCTGATTATCGATTGGTGCTTTCCGAGCGATGGGATCTTCTCGAAAGCGCCTTCAACTTATACCACCAGCATTCGCAGTCTCCTCGAACGGTTGCAAGATG GCCCGAAATAGCGCGTAAAGTCCAAGCGACCCCGAAAGTGTCGCCTCAAGAGACCAAAGCAGGTCTTCCAACGCAGTCCGGT ACATTCACTACGATACTCTGGTTAACATTCGTCGGAACAACCTTGTCTAATGTCTGGacctttgcccttgcctACAACTACTCAGACCATACACCGGGAACTACAAAAGACGCAGATTTCTGGTTTCTGATGCAAAGCTGCATCACACAGGGGTTTACTTTGATCATCTCAGGCATCCCTTTAAAGGCGGATCCTCGATTGCGAAAGCGCACTTGGGTGGCACCGATGTTGCTAGCATTGGTCTGCACGGTTATAGCACCGCCCCTTTATCTCGCAGCTCCGACGGAGTGGTCCAGCTTTGTTGGTCTTGTAGCAACTGGCATTCAGGCCTTTATGGTTCTACAGCTTGTGACAGTTTCAGGATGA
- a CDS encoding hypothetical protein (At least one base has a quality score < 10): MRSAFALTGLAILCNINVALAGPCKPHGATSHTEATVTTAAPTTSETRGPLVVKNVIGNGNFALRDPTNPSYIPNYTVEGQGQIVENQGYTGDGSKEKGCVELQAANSPPGRKRAIGNIVSISQQLDSLDIKKKYTVRFFYAVVTASQINVCTLSASIAGHQFYTSTILSIGTAIDWNTVLEQTDVPNTQGAFSVSVNCPIGGIAAIYVDSIFMSNQVTPQTINDVSIDFGDGNDVATTSGLPVGSTTSNAPNSKESTKSPSTQTLTSTGADAVTSEIAHPTTGLSMGSDTETFHPSTKSVIGSDTVTHGSDGAQTKEPTSATGESTASEPTTQKPPTASESDIPTLTLNPTTSALHPSTASDSSPSTASSLPTGSRVCPVGAPPPGYCKPVQPEATQTVSLPGIPQLSDNDRPTRPQGLLGFWKGKARYMGSHKQEGSACKAFALYNLGGETSCWMLGDRLGVVGIDLNQQYSLMWNDFDCFECQDCDIKNPADIETSTLAPSTTSLPEIMTTSVSPSTPTLCPNCHLRSSPSSDLVCEKIGNLGAVDLQPYANNDFDQATMQTNSEQCATICYQLDGCAASAHDAARGRCIFSNVAMTSSAFQEAQALNAHDYILPWSSQGCWSCSNDCSVQQDTTSEAPSPTEHTVEHTTITPSRTEPLTTFISSYVPTTTESAMPQLNMEL, translated from the exons ATGCGGTCTGCTTTCGCTTTGACGGGCTTGGCTATCTTGTGCAACATTAATGTTGCCCTGGCAGGCCCATGCAAGCCTCATGGTGCGACCAGTCATACCGAAGCAACAGTAACGACAGCTGCCCCGACCACTTCGGAGACAAGGGGACCCCTCGTTGTCAAGAACGTGATTGGTAACGGAAACTTTGCCCTCAGAGACCCCACCAACCCAAGTTACATCCCCAACTACACCGTCGAAGGCCAGGGTCAAATTGTCGAGAACCAGGGTTATACCGGCGATGGCAGCAAAGAGAAGGGTTGTGTCGAGCTGCAAGCTGCCAACAGCCCTCCCGGACGCAAGCGAGCCATTGGAAACATCGTAAGCATTTCTCAACAGCTTGACTCCCTcgacatcaagaagaagtACACTGTTCGCTTCTTTTATGCTGTTGTTACTGCCAGCCAGATCAATGTCTGCACCCTAAGCGCTTCTATCGCCGGCCATCAATTCTACACATCGACAATCCTCAGTATTGGAACAGCTATCGACTGGAATACTGTTCTTGAGCAAACCGATGTTCCCAACACACAGGGTGCCTTTTCAGTGTCGGTCAATTGCCCGATTGGTGGAATTGCGGCTATTTATGTCGACTCTATCTTTATGTCTAACCAGGTCACTCCTCAGACGATCAACGATGTATCGATTGACTTTGGTGATGGAAATGATGTTGCTACTACGAGTGGGTTGCCGGTAGGATCTACGACATCCAACGCGCCAAACAGTAAGGAGAGCACCAAAAGCCCATCGACACAAACCCTGACTTCCACTGGAGCTGATGCCGTCACTTCGGAGATTGCACACCCGACAACTGGTCTTTCCATGGGTTCCGATACCGAGACTTTCCATCCATCAACCAAGTCTGTCATCGGTAGTGACACTGTAACTCACGGTTCTGATGGAGCTCAGACCAAAGAACCTACAAGCGCGACTGGTGAATCGACTGCCTCTGAGCCTACTACACAGAAACCGCCAACAGCATCAGAGAGCGACATTCCGACTCTCACCCTGAACCCAACCACTAGCGCCCTGCATCCTTCAACCGCAAGTGACAGTTCCCCCTCGACCGCAAGCTCTTTACCAACTGGCTCGCGTGTCTGCCCCGTAGGAGCCCCTCCACCTGGATACTGCAAGCCTGTGCAGCCAGAAGCAACCCAGACGGTGTCCCTGCCAGGAATTCCACAGCTGTCTGATAATGATCGTCCTACCCGCCCCCAGGGCCTGCTGGGCTTTTGGAAAGGCAAAGCAAGGTACATGGGGTCGCACAAA CAAGAAGGATCTGCTTGCAAAGCCTTTGCGTTGTACAATTTGGGCGGGGAGACTAGCTGCTGGATGCTAGGTGACAGACTGGGCGTCGTTGGTATTGATCTGAATCAGCAGTATTCTCTGATGTGGAATGATTTCGATTGCTTCGAGTGTCAGGATTGTGACATCAAGAACCCAGCGGATATCGAGACCTCGACCCTCGCACCTTCAACCACCTCTCTTCCAGAAATTATGACTACATCGGTTTCTCCCTCCACACCTACTCTTTGTCCCAACTGCCATCTCCGAAGCTCACCATCTTCAGACCTTGTCTGTGAGAAGATCGGTAACCTCGGCGCTGTTGATCTCCAGCCTTATGCCAACAACGATTTCGATCAGGCCACTATGCAGACAAACTCGGAACAATGTGCGACTATCTGTTATCAGCTGGACGGCTGTGCTGCCTCAGCTCACGATGCCGCGCGGGGACGGTGCATCTTTTCCAATGTCGCCATGACGAGCAGCGCATTCCAGGAAGCACAGGCTTTGAATGCCCACGATTACATTCTACCATGGAGTTCCCAGGGCTGCTGGTCCTGCTCCAACGATTGCTCAGTTCAGCAAGATACCACCAGCGAGGCTCCTAGCCCTACTGAACATACCGTTGAACACACGACAATAACCCCCTCACGTACTGAACCTCTTACAaccttcatctcttcttACGTCCCAACAACCACCGAGTCTGCCATGCCTCAAT TAAATATGGAACTATGA